One part of the Vibrio ponticus genome encodes these proteins:
- a CDS encoding DUF4468 domain-containing protein — protein MSGCASHQVADLNVQKTFTYDWKFDDQSKTELWVKARNHFAQSFGNSNSVIRVLDRDSAMILGKAGVKWTLSGFGSCYSEYNLKFQAKDGKARLQYELLYGAAPYSECTGWPWPIVTGYEEVKTEFNDSAQKLEDYLRSEDSFSDF, from the coding sequence TTGTCTGGATGTGCATCCCACCAAGTTGCAGATCTTAATGTTCAAAAAACATTTACGTATGATTGGAAATTTGATGACCAATCTAAGACAGAATTATGGGTGAAGGCTCGTAATCACTTTGCGCAGTCTTTTGGAAATAGTAATAGTGTGATAAGAGTTCTAGATAGAGACTCTGCCATGATTCTCGGAAAGGCTGGAGTAAAGTGGACACTTAGTGGTTTTGGTAGTTGCTATAGTGAATATAATTTAAAGTTTCAAGCAAAAGATGGAAAAGCTCGTCTTCAGTATGAGTTGTTATACGGTGCTGCTCCTTATAGTGAATGTACAGGATGGCCTTGGCCGATTGTTACAGGATACGAGGAAGTTAAAACAGAGTTTAATGATTCGGCTCAAAAACTAGAAGACTATTTAAGAAGTGAAGATTCTTTTTCTGATTTTTAA
- a CDS encoding GNAT family N-acetyltransferase → MIVENVLPEHYAEMLNVWENSVRATHDFITEEDIEFFKPIIIEQAFPAVTLRCVKNESGSILGFVGTHDAKVEMLFVLDEARGKGIGKVLLQYAIEQLGATKVDVNEQNPQAVGFYERMGFKVTSRSPLDDMGKPFPILHMTL, encoded by the coding sequence ATGATTGTAGAAAATGTGCTTCCTGAACATTACGCAGAAATGCTTAACGTTTGGGAAAATTCAGTCCGAGCAACTCATGACTTCATAACAGAAGAAGATATTGAGTTTTTTAAACCCATTATCATTGAGCAAGCTTTTCCTGCTGTCACGTTAAGATGTGTGAAAAACGAAAGTGGCTCTATCCTAGGTTTTGTGGGAACTCACGATGCTAAGGTTGAGATGCTATTTGTCTTAGATGAGGCTAGAGGAAAAGGTATTGGTAAAGTGCTACTGCAATATGCAATAGAGCAGTTGGGCGCAACCAAAGTCGATGTAAATGAACAGAATCCACAAGCGGTAGGCTTCTACGAGCGAATGGGATTCAAAGTTACTTCGCGCTCACCCCTAGATGATATGGGAAAACCATTTCCAATTCTGCATATGACGCTTTAA
- a CDS encoding RNA polymerase sigma factor, producing MNSDLERYVKEAKNGNLAALDQLVKHIKDNIYGLAFRMLGHPEDAEDQTHEILIKVITHLSSFREESAFTTWVYRIACNHLISKQSKVKSELTFESFGELIANMTEQAPTLEASDPERSALLEETRLSCLQAMLSCLDKESRLIFILSESYGVTSQEGALILDITPDAYRARLSRGKKLLQQFMDQRCGLINKNNSCQCHQPAAIRLQHQSGVKSSISCSAQLSSKKGRAELLAQLDEFEEIERVIAMFRLYPEYDSPDSFSHIVSNLMESGRYQVLN from the coding sequence ATGAATTCAGATTTAGAGCGTTACGTTAAAGAGGCAAAAAACGGCAATCTGGCCGCCCTTGATCAGCTTGTTAAGCACATTAAGGATAATATTTATGGTTTAGCTTTTCGCATGTTAGGGCACCCTGAAGATGCGGAAGATCAAACGCATGAGATCTTAATTAAGGTGATTACTCACCTAAGTAGTTTTCGAGAAGAGAGCGCGTTTACGACTTGGGTATATCGTATTGCTTGCAACCACCTGATTAGCAAGCAAAGTAAGGTAAAGAGTGAACTCACCTTTGAATCGTTCGGTGAACTGATCGCCAATATGACCGAGCAAGCCCCGACTTTAGAGGCGTCAGATCCTGAAAGAAGTGCACTGCTAGAGGAAACACGCCTCAGTTGTTTGCAGGCAATGCTGAGTTGTTTAGATAAAGAGTCGCGACTTATTTTTATTCTAAGTGAGTCTTACGGTGTCACCAGCCAAGAAGGCGCATTGATTTTAGACATCACTCCGGATGCGTATCGCGCTCGGCTTTCGCGTGGCAAAAAGCTATTACAGCAGTTTATGGATCAGCGTTGTGGTCTGATTAACAAAAACAATTCCTGCCAATGTCACCAGCCAGCAGCGATCAGATTGCAGCATCAAAGCGGGGTTAAGTCATCAATAAGCTGTAGTGCTCAGCTCTCTTCTAAGAAAGGGCGCGCCGAACTGCTGGCGCAGTTGGATGAATTTGAGGAGATAGAGCGAGTGATTGCGATGTTTAGACTCTACCCAGAATATGACTCGCCGGACTCTTTCTCTCATATTGTCAGTAACCTGATGGAATCAGGGCGATATCAAGTCTTGAACTAG
- a CDS encoding phospholipase D family protein, with product MALISILLLVGCESSAELSPKVATYHAGFDNTSELAAFFQPPTNMPAQYSGFYPLGTGHDALLTRLAMIESASSSLDLQYYIFRDDETSQLLIWRVFEAAERGVKVRLLLDDMQSRKDSTIAYLNNHPNIEIRLFNPHQHRYLRMLSWVTEGDRLNRRMHNKSLTADGVVSVVGGRNIGNEYFSFRSDVEFGDFDLLLYGPVVEQTQVQFDHYWNSEFAVPIAWLHKIDGALSQQDIEQWRKTSRVEHEFTSDEYSFETLPLYQNIMHRQVDLNWGEAVLLYDLPEKIDNGQSQLIDGLAQLLTNVNHSAIIVSPYFVPTEAGTKALIKAAKSGKKITILTNSLASNDVFAVHGWYAKYREELVRGGIGLWEMKANAKIEHKWSVTGSSRSSLHAKVMLLDKQKMFVGSMNMDPRSAELNTEMAVVFDHPEYVQTAQQGLLELLKMSAYKLELQDDELVWRDYQTQQILDSEPDAGWLLRSGAWLSGLLPIESFL from the coding sequence ATGGCGCTGATCAGTATCTTATTACTGGTTGGCTGTGAATCAAGCGCAGAGTTAAGCCCCAAGGTTGCCACTTACCACGCAGGCTTTGATAACACTTCAGAATTAGCGGCATTTTTCCAACCGCCGACCAATATGCCTGCGCAGTATTCTGGCTTTTACCCGCTTGGCACAGGGCACGATGCGCTGCTAACACGCCTTGCGATGATCGAGTCCGCTTCAAGCTCTCTTGACCTTCAGTACTACATTTTCCGAGATGATGAGACCAGTCAATTGCTGATCTGGCGCGTATTTGAAGCAGCCGAGCGAGGGGTAAAAGTCAGGCTACTGCTTGATGATATGCAAAGCCGTAAAGACAGCACCATCGCCTATTTGAACAATCATCCCAATATTGAAATTCGTCTGTTTAACCCGCATCAGCACCGTTATTTGCGGATGTTGTCATGGGTGACCGAAGGTGATCGCCTCAATCGTCGCATGCACAACAAATCCCTCACAGCTGATGGCGTGGTCTCGGTAGTGGGCGGGCGTAATATTGGTAATGAGTATTTTTCATTCCGCTCTGATGTCGAGTTCGGGGATTTCGATTTACTGCTCTACGGTCCGGTCGTAGAGCAAACTCAAGTTCAGTTCGATCATTACTGGAACAGTGAGTTCGCCGTCCCTATCGCCTGGCTGCACAAAATTGATGGCGCGCTAAGCCAGCAAGACATCGAGCAATGGCGTAAAACATCAAGAGTTGAGCATGAGTTCACCAGTGACGAGTACAGTTTTGAGACGCTACCGCTGTATCAAAACATTATGCATAGGCAAGTTGACCTCAATTGGGGTGAAGCAGTTTTACTGTACGATTTACCCGAGAAAATCGACAACGGACAAAGCCAACTTATTGATGGTCTTGCGCAGTTACTTACCAACGTAAACCACTCGGCAATTATTGTTTCACCGTACTTTGTGCCAACAGAAGCCGGCACGAAAGCGCTAATCAAAGCAGCCAAAAGTGGCAAAAAAATCACCATCCTTACCAACTCTCTTGCGTCTAACGATGTGTTTGCGGTGCACGGTTGGTATGCCAAATACCGCGAAGAGTTAGTCAGAGGCGGTATCGGGCTGTGGGAGATGAAAGCCAACGCTAAAATCGAGCACAAATGGAGTGTCACGGGTAGCAGTCGATCAAGTCTGCACGCTAAAGTGATGTTACTTGATAAACAGAAGATGTTTGTTGGCTCTATGAATATGGACCCGCGCTCGGCTGAGCTTAATACTGAAATGGCGGTGGTGTTTGACCACCCTGAGTATGTGCAAACGGCTCAACAAGGGTTGTTGGAACTACTAAAAATGAGCGCGTATAAATTAGAGCTACAAGACGATGAGCTAGTATGGCGAGACTATCAAACCCAACAGATACTCGATAGCGAACCCGATGCGGGGTGGCTACTGCGCAGCGGTGCTTGGTTAAGTGGGCTGTTGCCTATCGAGAGTTTTCTTTAG
- a CDS encoding LysR family transcriptional regulator, with amino-acid sequence MNIAQIDLNLLFILKHLLEEKHVSNTAMALNMSQSGVSRALQKMRIFFDDELLVRKKYGYELTPKAESVKYDINNVIASLEKLAHKQSFDPSNVNSTVKIYGLLPQINTLMPKVIAKIRQQAPNLVVSLDSVPKRHFEALVAGDVHFALSSHQPPSSEQNIYRMVVAKRTFRLLMNREHPLATQELTPEKLADYHFGQVSLQGEKRLSFEHKYQELGLANKKRRLSAPVELSNFSSAPSIAAETDIIFHLPTPFAESACQDPRLVTREVPAELQLDFQEVYLYWHKRFHDDPMCEWVRDIFKELYVGEDTLA; translated from the coding sequence ATGAACATCGCTCAGATAGACTTAAATTTACTTTTTATCTTAAAACACTTACTCGAAGAAAAGCATGTTTCCAATACAGCGATGGCACTAAATATGAGCCAGTCTGGGGTAAGTCGTGCATTGCAGAAGATGCGGATTTTCTTTGATGATGAACTTCTTGTTCGAAAGAAATATGGCTATGAACTCACGCCGAAAGCAGAGTCGGTAAAGTACGATATTAATAATGTCATCGCGAGCCTAGAAAAATTAGCCCACAAGCAATCTTTTGATCCGAGCAATGTGAACAGTACAGTGAAGATTTATGGCTTACTGCCACAGATCAACACTCTCATGCCGAAAGTCATCGCAAAAATTCGCCAGCAAGCCCCTAACTTAGTAGTGAGCTTAGACTCAGTACCTAAACGTCATTTTGAAGCTCTGGTTGCTGGAGATGTACACTTTGCTCTTTCGTCTCATCAACCCCCAAGTTCAGAGCAAAACATTTATCGAATGGTGGTGGCGAAACGCACATTTCGACTGCTGATGAATCGAGAACATCCGCTCGCCACTCAAGAGCTCACACCGGAGAAATTGGCTGACTACCATTTCGGTCAAGTCTCTCTTCAAGGGGAAAAAAGGCTCTCTTTTGAACATAAGTATCAGGAACTTGGCTTGGCAAATAAAAAACGTCGTCTTTCTGCTCCTGTAGAGCTGAGTAACTTTAGTTCAGCACCGAGTATTGCGGCTGAAACCGACATTATTTTTCACCTGCCGACCCCGTTCGCTGAATCGGCATGCCAAGATCCACGCTTAGTCACTCGAGAAGTGCCAGCAGAACTTCAATTAGACTTTCAGGAAGTCTATTTGTATTGGCACAAACGATTTCACGATGACCCTATGTGCGAATGGGTAAGAGATATCTTCAAAGAGCTTTATGTCGGGGAAGACACCCTAGCTTAA
- a CDS encoding IS3 family transposase (programmed frameshift): protein MNRIPTERKEAILKKLLPPYSMSVSQVAKEEGISPATLYHWRQQLRRSGAAVPNSNTSSEQWSAQTKLAIVAETYSMTENELSQYCREKGLFPEQVQDWRSECMQGFMSVKEREAEAKKQAKADKLEIKELKKELRFKEKALAETAALLVLPKKAESLLRGRARGRLTSTDERHYLVTLIHDAQQSGCRLEYACHEVQIDLRTYRRWYQQGEIRADKRPTCTRPAPANKLSQQERDAIIEVCNRPEYASLPPTQIVPTLLDNGEYIASESSYYRVLKAEGQLHPRGRQRSRQRQAKPTSYTATGPNQVYTWDITYLPSRVRGQHYYLYVIEDIYSRKIVGYDVYECECGELASQLLQRTLMREQCFNQSLVLHSDNGAPMKSLTFRAKMDELGITSSYSRPRVSDDNPYVESLFRTVKYMPSWPTKGFEQLDASRSWVEAFVRWYNTEHKHSKLNYVTPSERHSGKDSEILRRRSDVLSIARKRHPARWSGKIRNCEPVGEVHLNPEREAA, encoded by the exons TTGAATCGCATTCCAACAGAAAGAAAAGAAGCCATATTGAAGAAGCTACTACCTCCTTATTCAATGTCTGTAAGCCAAGTAGCAAAAGAGGAAGGTATTAGCCCAGCAACCCTGTATCATTGGCGGCAGCAACTTAGACGTTCAGGAGCCGCTGTGCCAAATAGTAATACTTCATCAGAGCAGTGGTCTGCTCAAACTAAACTCGCCATTGTCGCTGAAACCTACTCGATGACGGAGAATGAACTCAGTCAGTATTGTCGCGAGAAAGGCTTGTTCCCTGAACAAGTGCAAGATTGGCGAAGTGAGTGTATGCAAGGGTTTATGTCTGTTAAAGAGCGTGAGGCTGAAGCCAAGAAACAAGCTAAAGCTGACAAGCTTGAAATTAAAGAGCTGAAAAAAGAGTTACGCTTTAAAGAAAAAGCGTTAGCTGAAACCGCAGCACTCTTGGTTCTGC CGAAAAAAGCTGAGAGCCTTTTACGGGGAAGAGCCAGAGGAAGATTAACCTCAACCGATGAAAGGCACTACTTGGTCACTCTTATCCACGACGCTCAGCAAAGTGGTTGCCGATTGGAGTACGCTTGCCATGAGGTTCAAATCGACTTGAGGACGTATCGACGCTGGTATCAGCAAGGTGAAATAAGGGCAGACAAAAGACCGACATGCACCAGACCTGCGCCTGCTAACAAACTCTCACAGCAAGAACGTGATGCGATTATCGAGGTGTGCAACCGCCCTGAATACGCGAGTTTACCACCAACTCAAATTGTTCCGACGTTGCTTGATAATGGTGAGTATATCGCTTCGGAGTCGAGCTACTATCGGGTTTTGAAAGCGGAAGGTCAACTTCATCCCCGAGGTCGTCAGCGAAGTCGACAAAGGCAGGCTAAGCCAACAAGTTATACGGCAACAGGTCCCAATCAAGTGTACACATGGGACATTACTTACTTGCCATCTAGGGTTCGCGGTCAGCACTATTATCTCTACGTGATTGAAGATATTTATAGCCGAAAAATCGTTGGTTACGATGTTTATGAATGTGAATGCGGTGAGTTAGCATCACAGTTATTACAGCGGACGCTGATGCGCGAGCAGTGCTTTAATCAGTCACTGGTACTTCACTCGGACAATGGTGCGCCAATGAAGTCACTGACGTTCAGAGCGAAAATGGATGAGCTTGGTATTACTTCATCATACAGTCGCCCGAGAGTCAGTGATGATAACCCGTATGTTGAGTCGCTGTTCCGCACAGTGAAGTACATGCCTAGCTGGCCAACAAAAGGCTTTGAACAACTCGATGCAAGTCGTAGTTGGGTTGAGGCGTTCGTGCGTTGGTACAACACCGAGCACAAGCACAGTAAGTTAAATTACGTTACGCCATCAGAGCGTCACAGTGGTAAAGATAGCGAGATTTTAAGGCGTCGTTCTGATGTATTGTCGATAGCAAGAAAACGACACCCTGCGCGTTGGTCAGGCAAAATTAGGAACTGTGAACCCGTTGGTGAGGTTCATCTAAATCCAGAAAGAGAAGCCGCTTAA
- a CDS encoding sugar isomerase domain-containing protein — protein sequence MSEYFNCLLPKLTSLVEANQKALAEATELFTQAIVKDNMIQVLGTGHSHMIGLEGFIRAGGLGNINAILDSVLLTNDGALRGSAMEKLPGLAEVIWNDQNISPNDVVMVISNSGRNALPIEFAQIAKSKGHSVIAITSVEQSSKYPSRHSSGLKLMDIADIVIDNQVPPGDGLCNVNGKVTGAFSSIAGMMIMNMLVVDSQKEALKQGVTPLIFSSQNVDGFDNDYVYQHFGSRLKSM from the coding sequence ATGTCCGAATATTTTAATTGCTTACTGCCAAAACTGACCTCTCTTGTGGAAGCTAATCAAAAGGCTCTTGCTGAGGCAACCGAGTTGTTTACCCAAGCCATTGTTAAAGACAACATGATCCAAGTTCTAGGAACAGGTCACTCGCATATGATTGGTCTAGAGGGATTTATTCGTGCAGGTGGTCTTGGCAATATTAATGCTATTTTGGACTCAGTACTGCTCACTAACGACGGTGCTTTAAGAGGTTCAGCAATGGAAAAATTGCCGGGTCTGGCAGAAGTGATTTGGAATGATCAGAATATTTCGCCAAATGATGTGGTTATGGTGATTTCCAACTCTGGACGTAATGCGTTGCCAATTGAATTTGCCCAGATTGCCAAATCGAAAGGTCATTCGGTTATCGCGATTACGTCAGTTGAACAGTCATCAAAGTACCCAAGCCGCCATAGTTCAGGGCTGAAATTGATGGATATTGCCGATATCGTTATCGACAACCAGGTTCCTCCTGGTGATGGATTGTGTAATGTGAATGGTAAAGTGACTGGCGCATTCTCGAGCATCGCAGGCATGATGATCATGAATATGCTGGTGGTCGACTCTCAGAAAGAAGCGCTAAAACAGGGCGTGACACCACTAATTTTCTCGAGCCAGAATGTAGATGGTTTTGATAACGATTATGTGTATCAACACTTTGGCTCTCGATTGAAGTCGATGTAA
- a CDS encoding DUF2971 domain-containing protein, whose amino-acid sequence MANPINEEIYLSQLVYKYRDYDLRALEIIISKQLWLAEPSTLNDPFDCQVEYSQAFEAAISHLQLSAEAIKSFSRASTDVVKNLRVLSLSKTAENPLLWAHYANSHKGVCLGFNPQYLSGWHNPQLRPQDVKYSNESPILEFPRYLMESDFKDPKHRSNLVFILEEFLHQLALTKPKIWEVEEEIRVVTKHPMQGKSISFLPIALEEVVFGLNMSPQAQLTIRGLFTESQWHHVNFFKMTKSAGSFVIKKELI is encoded by the coding sequence ATGGCAAATCCAATTAATGAGGAGATTTATTTGAGCCAGTTAGTTTATAAATATCGAGATTATGATCTAAGAGCCCTCGAGATTATCATTAGTAAACAATTATGGTTGGCAGAGCCAAGCACTTTAAATGATCCTTTTGATTGTCAAGTCGAGTATTCACAAGCATTTGAAGCTGCAATCTCACATCTACAACTGTCTGCTGAAGCAATTAAGTCATTTTCAAGAGCTAGTACTGATGTAGTGAAAAACCTAAGGGTTTTGAGCTTATCTAAAACCGCTGAGAACCCTTTGCTGTGGGCGCACTACGCCAATAGCCACAAAGGGGTTTGTTTAGGCTTTAACCCGCAGTATTTATCCGGTTGGCACAATCCTCAACTCCGCCCTCAAGACGTTAAGTATAGTAATGAATCCCCAATATTAGAGTTTCCACGGTACTTAATGGAATCTGATTTCAAAGATCCCAAGCATCGAAGTAACCTTGTCTTTATTCTTGAAGAATTTCTTCATCAATTAGCTCTTACTAAACCGAAAATATGGGAAGTAGAGGAAGAAATTAGAGTTGTTACGAAGCATCCAATGCAAGGTAAATCAATAAGCTTTTTACCAATTGCATTAGAAGAAGTCGTTTTTGGATTAAATATGAGTCCTCAGGCTCAGTTGACAATTCGAGGGCTGTTTACTGAGAGTCAGTGGCATCATGTTAATTTTTTCAAAATGACTAAGTCAGCAGGTAGCTTTGTGATAAAAAAAGAACTCATCTAA
- a CDS encoding GNAT family N-acetyltransferase — MKNEISFRAYTPSDKDACLQVFDSNCPAYFATNEREDYASFLESNPTGYEVCLLNNNIIGAYGLSGSSLEFYSLNWILISPNAQGVGVGDQFMNRAISKAKQLNVAKIKIAASHLSAPFFAKYGAIEISTIPDGWGLGMHRIDMELNLLHHLFA, encoded by the coding sequence ATGAAAAATGAGATAAGTTTCAGAGCTTACACCCCTAGCGATAAAGATGCTTGCCTGCAAGTTTTTGATAGCAACTGCCCTGCTTACTTTGCCACTAACGAGCGAGAAGATTACGCAAGTTTCTTAGAGAGCAATCCTACCGGCTATGAAGTGTGCTTATTAAATAACAACATCATCGGAGCTTATGGATTAAGTGGCTCATCGCTTGAGTTTTACTCTCTCAATTGGATCTTAATCTCGCCGAATGCACAAGGTGTTGGTGTGGGTGATCAATTTATGAATAGAGCCATAAGCAAAGCAAAACAGCTTAACGTGGCAAAAATCAAGATCGCTGCTAGCCATTTGTCTGCACCATTTTTTGCCAAATATGGCGCAATAGAAATCAGCACTATTCCCGATGGATGGGGATTAGGGATGCATAGAATCGATATGGAACTGAATCTGTTGCACCACCTTTTCGCTTAA
- a CDS encoding AraC family transcriptional regulator produces the protein MKATVQKIPQRHGWSWRYKMFEEVVKPEDWHVHQEFELVLHRNFNGKSRVAHFEGQIEHNELLLLGPGLAHSFESIDSDEQNPCEAHVIWFREEWIAKLMYSCVELRQLAPIVRDANKGIRFSTQTAERVFQHLNDFNALTPIGQLAVLIQILGELCADQSRSTLLPYASAEKKEISNSDFSKIAQVCKYIDNHYSSDITLKKLADYMYVSENTVHRWFIQHFNESYISYLTKLRLNHASQLLTTTSQPISLIAENVGYTNRSNFNRLFKKYKGISPSQYRQRFKSR, from the coding sequence ATGAAAGCAACCGTACAGAAAATACCGCAAAGGCATGGCTGGTCATGGCGCTATAAGATGTTCGAAGAAGTCGTCAAACCAGAAGACTGGCATGTTCATCAAGAATTTGAGCTGGTTTTACATAGAAACTTTAACGGCAAATCTAGGGTCGCCCATTTTGAAGGGCAGATCGAGCACAACGAACTGCTTTTACTTGGTCCTGGTCTTGCTCATAGTTTTGAATCAATAGATTCCGATGAGCAAAACCCTTGTGAAGCTCATGTTATCTGGTTTCGAGAAGAGTGGATTGCCAAACTCATGTACAGCTGCGTCGAGCTTAGGCAGCTAGCGCCTATTGTCAGAGATGCCAACAAAGGGATAAGGTTCTCGACGCAAACCGCAGAAAGGGTTTTCCAACACCTCAATGATTTTAATGCTCTTACCCCGATTGGGCAGCTTGCAGTATTAATTCAGATTCTAGGGGAACTGTGTGCCGATCAATCACGTTCGACTTTGCTCCCTTACGCCTCAGCAGAAAAAAAGGAAATCTCCAATAGCGATTTCAGCAAGATTGCTCAAGTCTGTAAGTACATCGACAATCATTACTCATCAGATATCACGTTAAAGAAACTTGCGGATTATATGTATGTAAGTGAAAACACGGTTCACCGTTGGTTTATTCAACACTTCAACGAAAGCTATATCTCTTATTTGACCAAGCTCAGATTGAATCATGCGTCTCAATTGCTCACAACGACCTCACAACCGATAAGCTTAATTGCCGAGAATGTCGGCTACACCAATCGTTCCAACTTCAACCGCTTGTTCAAAAAGTACAAAGGCATCTCACCTTCACAATATCGGCAGCGATTTAAGTCGCGATAG
- a CDS encoding FMN-dependent NADH-azoreductase, whose amino-acid sequence MEKFLVLKSSVLGSHSVTTKLIDRFTEQLSDDTNIIERDLVETPIPQVNGDIAAALAGQDHSLPHQKAAVSLSDQLIDEIKWSDTLIIAAPMYCFTIPSQLKSWFDFIARAGHTYVHTSEGPKGLINNKKAIVVTSRGGIHQNTDRDHVTSYITTVLNFIGIDDIQFVYAEGMTISPEFAQQSLEKASNELFSLLPSKL is encoded by the coding sequence ATGGAAAAATTCTTAGTTTTAAAATCAAGCGTTCTTGGCTCCCACTCTGTAACAACAAAACTGATCGATCGGTTTACAGAGCAACTTAGTGATGACACAAATATCATTGAACGTGACTTAGTTGAAACGCCTATTCCACAAGTTAATGGTGATATTGCAGCAGCATTGGCAGGTCAAGACCATTCATTACCTCATCAAAAAGCAGCGGTTTCACTTTCTGATCAATTAATTGATGAAATTAAATGGTCAGATACCTTGATAATCGCTGCTCCGATGTATTGCTTTACCATTCCAAGCCAACTAAAAAGCTGGTTTGATTTTATTGCGCGAGCTGGGCATACGTATGTTCATACCAGTGAGGGACCTAAAGGTTTAATTAACAATAAGAAAGCCATTGTGGTTACCTCTAGAGGCGGCATACACCAGAATACGGATAGAGACCATGTAACAAGCTACATCACTACTGTTTTAAATTTTATCGGTATTGATGATATTCAATTTGTTTATGCTGAAGGTATGACGATCAGCCCTGAGTTTGCACAGCAGTCTCTAGAAAAAGCGAGTAATGAACTTTTCTCATTACTGCCTAGCAAACTTTAA